Part of the Capsicum annuum cultivar UCD-10X-F1 chromosome 12, UCD10Xv1.1, whole genome shotgun sequence genome is shown below.
GAACTTcaaaaacacaacaacaatatgatacctagtgtattcccacaacgTGAGATCcagggagggtaaaatatacgcagtccataccactacctcagacgaacacaaaatcctaaaatttgaattgtgaaatttaaACTAAAAGACACAATTTTGTAAATATACATATACTATCAACTTTAACATGACAACACCCACAaatataactaataaaaaaaaagtaggatTTTCTCTAAGTTACAAAGTTTAGGCTAAAATTACAAAGTGGGAGCACATCATTGCACACCATATATTAATGTACAAGCCAAATACtatacaatatatatttcagtgttaattaacaaaattaattaatcCATACAATAGTACTTCATAATCCATCACTCTTTAGTAAGCTTCTTGCCCTCCCTGTTtaacataataattatatattattagtaaataaattattcaaacttaaaaacataaataagacAGTGAGACAAATAagaattattgttgttgtaatttctTTTCCTTCTCCAAGTTCCGCACATAACAGAAGCTTACTCCACCGACTGTCTTTGTTTTGCCTTCTTTTtatactccaaaaaaaaaaaaaaattattataaaaaagaaagatgacTTTTGTGATAAAAGTACAGAAAAATAgatgagataagcatccagtacccccTGGAACTATGACCAAAGTTGGTACGTCATACTCCAACTTCACGGGAGTCCTATTACCCTTCTAAACTCagttttagcgtatttttgtcccCCTTCTGTGCTaacatgacacctttattacataaaataggaTCCACATTAAAAgtgccacgtcagctaaaaaggtaaacaaaaatatgctaaaatttagttcaaggTAAAAGAATCCCtgtgaagttgaagtgtgtcgtaaCATATTTAATCATAGTTCAGATgagtactagatgctttactcaaaATAGATACTCTACTATGTTCAATATTGAGAATTCAGAGGTATGCTGAATCAACAGAGGTCAATTAAAACGAAATGGAGTATATCAATTTTGATGAAACTAACCTTTTTGGGAATGATGAAGTCCACAAATTTAGTCTTGGATTTGGCTTTAGGAGACTTGTTATATTGTTGTGATTTGGCTTTAGGAGACTTGTTAATTTGTTGTGATTTGGCTTTAGGAGACTTGTTTTGTTGTTGTGATATTGTTGATTCTCTATATCTCTTGATAATCCTTTCCCTTACTAACTTATCATATATAAATGCTGCTCCTCTCAACTGTGGCAAAACTAGCCATGCCACAAATAGCAACTTCATATCATACCATATTGGAATCCTATATATTTTCCAAAAAagacaaccaaaaaaaaaaatgatgaatcaattttctcaacaacaacaaaaaaaaataagttactaCCCTATTTACAGCTTTCTCCGTCTCAATTTATGAAAAGATGTTTGACAtaaaaagtttaagaaagaaGGACAAGACTTTCGAAACTTTAAAGTGTGTTTGATAGGAAAGGAAAAAACATTTCGATAGAATGAGCAAAGCGACTTCTCTCATGGAGGTAGAGAAAACAAAGTCCATAAATTACATTTCAAATTCATTGTCTCCTCCTCATATACCCAGTGCTCCTAACTCTCACCCCTCACAAACAGTGGAGGAGTCAGaattcagaagtaaatatacgaactaaTCGAAGCGGGTTCAActctactatatatgcataaaaatatttttaactatgtaaaaataatataaaaataatataattttccgtCAAATGGGATTCGAATGAACCCCTAGAACAAAGGCAGCTCCGCCATTGCTCAAACCCTCCTCCCCGCCCCATGCTACCCTATAGTCTTTTGTTGGTCAAACacttaaataaataagaaattcacttattttttcaaaagaaaacatTTTTCTTCCTACCAAACACTCCCTTGTAGTCTAAACCGAGTCATAAAGAAATATGTGGCTATAAGTTGTCTCActaacaataaaattaaaatttttaaattaaattaatactaAATAGAGCATCATCATGTTTTTAGAtagacaaagaaaaaagaaaaagaaaaaatatcacgTAAATTGAGATgagataataatatttaattttttttttttgtcaaaaagtTAGAATAAGTTAACTTAATTACCATTCAAGAATAGGTTGAAGGATCATTTCCATAAGAgtaagaaaagaataaaaaatccaATAAGCCAGCCATTGTTCATCATCCAATTTATCAGTAGTCTCAATTGCTACTACTGAAGCATACCTATTCAATTAATTAAATcaccaaattaaacaaaaaattaaaaatcatcttggaaaaaataaaaaattataatagaaaaaaacagaaataactataaaGATAACAATTTAAAACACTTACAAAGGATAGAGCAACATCGTCATTGGCCTGcaatatttagttcaaaattaaaacaaattgTAATATAAGATACataacgatatatatatatatatatatataaaatctctaTGTTTCAATAATCCATATAAATATTCTCTttaatagaatactactgaaaacatttaaacttttatttcttttttattcttaatgAACTTTGTTTCAAACCTACAAAAATATTATGATATCTTTAAATTTTGTTTATCTAGAAAGAAAGACACTCCTTTTTTACATTTAGATATATAATTTACCTTTAAAACTCAATATTCTACCACTAATAAAATGAGTTATAAATAATACATACTGTAACTCTTTTAGACTTTTAAACCACAAACAtccaaaaacatattttcttcttatatatCAACCATCAAAATACTTCTTTAGCCCCAACCCCTTATAGGCGGGACTTCAGGCTTTGATTTTGGGTCTGAATATTGCAATTCAACACTGTTTTACACCACTACAAACTAATGTGAATTGCCTTTCAATTGTTTAAACTGTATCTAATCTATCATCGGATGATTCATTCCTAATGTCTGATTGCAGGTATCTGATGCTTAACCTAGGTAATCTGCTACTGGAACATGTGTACAGAGAACAAAATAAGTTGGCTCATGCACTGGCACGGATGAATACTACTATTACTATGCAACTATTTTGAGAACCTCCTGAATCTGTAAAGGATATTTTTAGAGCTGATACAAATGGAGACTTGAGTTGCCGAAGGGTTAGAATAGATACATCTAACCAAATTTTGTTTACTAGTACTAATCCTAattatcagattgtaaatactAGCGCTAGATGTGTTGTTACTACTGCTGGTGCTTGTACAATTGGCTTGCCAACATACAATTTTCCTGTAAGACGTtgaagcatatatatatatatatatcccagttaccaaaaaaaaaaaaaaaaaaacccattAAAATACTCCTCCCTGCATTTTGTTTACCCATTAGCAAATTAAgagatttttaaaatataattaataaaaataatttagctAACTAGAATATAATGAATATTTTCATAAAGGAGATCAAGTCAATATAGGTGAAGTAAAAGGAAAAAGAGGAAATATAAACTagtaaaattactaaaatatatgatgataataaattagcaaattaaagtaataataaattaaaataaagtaataataataaagtaaaattaaCATTTACCCGGCCAGAGTATGAAGATGACAAATCAAAGTCCATAAATAACCCATAATTATTCTTGAAAACTCAAATTCTTCTGATGAAATTAAAACCTTAT
Proteins encoded:
- the LOC107851653 gene encoding HVA22-like protein e isoform X2, producing the protein MGYLWTLICHLHTLAGPMTMLLYPLYASVVAIETTDKLDDEQWLAYWIFYSFLTLMEMILQPILEWIPIWYDMKLLFVAWLVLPQLRGAAFIYDKLVRERIIKRYRESTISQQQNKSPKAKSQQINKSPKAKSQQYNKSPKAKSKTKFVDFIIPKKGGQEAY
- the LOC107851653 gene encoding HVA22-like protein e isoform X1; translated protein: MGYLWTLICHLHTLAGPMTMLLYPLYASVVAIETTDKLDDEQWLAYWIFYSFLTLMEMILQPILEWIPIWYDMKLLFVAWLVLPQLRGAAFIYDKLVRERIIKRYRESTISQQQNKSPKAKSQQINKSPKAKSQQYNKSPKAKSKTKFVDFIIPKKKAKQRQSVE